A single region of the Chrysoperla carnea chromosome 5, inChrCarn1.1, whole genome shotgun sequence genome encodes:
- the LOC123300874 gene encoding uncharacterized protein LOC123300874 isoform X1 — protein MQCCSILVLSKCWILLSSNFCFLKLIFKLLRAGKMPRNRIKPLGTRNYGNYKPEILDECLEAIRSGELTQRAAETRYGIPRSTIKNKLKGRHMNTVGRARTFSDEEELAFEKHLITLSDYGFPVVETDFRYAVKCYLDKKGVKIDRFQNNLPGYEWTKSFLKRHEKLTSRLSSNIKKVRAEVGAKDIENYMENLKEVIENVPATHIWNYDETNLSDDPGNKKGLFSPPM, from the exons ATGCAGTGCTGCTCCATCTTGGTGTTGTCAAAGTGCTGGATTTTGTTGTCTTCCAACTTTTGTTTCCTCAAGCTTATTTTTAAGCTGTTGAGAGCTG GGAAAATGCCAAGAAACCGGATAAAACCACTAGGGACTAGAAATTACGGTAACTACAAACCAGAAATATTGGATGAATGTCTTGAGGCCATACGATCAGGTGAGTTAACACAAAGAGCTGCAGAAACAAGGTATGGCATTCCTCGTTCTACAATTAAGAATAAATTGAAAGGCAGGCATATGAATACAGTTGGTCGAGCAAGAACATTTAGCGATGAAGAAGAGCTGGCTTTTGAAAAGCACTTGATAACACTATCTGACTATGGATTTCCAGTTGTTGAGACTGATTTCAGATATGCAGTAAAATGCTATTTAGATAAGAAAGGTGTCAAGATAGATAGGTTTCAAAACAACCTCCCTGGCTACGAATGGACCAAATCGTTTTTGAAAAGGCATGAGAAGCTGACAAGTCGTCTCAGCTCtaacataaaaaaagtaagagCTGAAGTTGGTGCtaaagatattgaaaattacATGGAAAACCTGAAAGAAGTTATCGAAAACGTTCCTGCCACTCATATTTGGAACTACGATGAAACAAATCTTTCAGATGACCCTGGAAACAAAAAG GGACTCTTCTCCCCCCCTATGTAG
- the LOC123300874 gene encoding uncharacterized protein LOC123300874 isoform X2 has product MPRNRIKPLGTRNYGNYKPEILDECLEAIRSGELTQRAAETRYGIPRSTIKNKLKGRHMNTVGRARTFSDEEELAFEKHLITLSDYGFPVVETDFRYAVKCYLDKKGVKIDRFQNNLPGYEWTKSFLKRHEKLTSRLSSNIKKVRAEVGAKDIENYMENLKEVIENVPATHIWNYDETNLSDDPGNKKGLFSPPM; this is encoded by the exons ATGCCAAGAAACCGGATAAAACCACTAGGGACTAGAAATTACGGTAACTACAAACCAGAAATATTGGATGAATGTCTTGAGGCCATACGATCAGGTGAGTTAACACAAAGAGCTGCAGAAACAAGGTATGGCATTCCTCGTTCTACAATTAAGAATAAATTGAAAGGCAGGCATATGAATACAGTTGGTCGAGCAAGAACATTTAGCGATGAAGAAGAGCTGGCTTTTGAAAAGCACTTGATAACACTATCTGACTATGGATTTCCAGTTGTTGAGACTGATTTCAGATATGCAGTAAAATGCTATTTAGATAAGAAAGGTGTCAAGATAGATAGGTTTCAAAACAACCTCCCTGGCTACGAATGGACCAAATCGTTTTTGAAAAGGCATGAGAAGCTGACAAGTCGTCTCAGCTCtaacataaaaaaagtaagagCTGAAGTTGGTGCtaaagatattgaaaattacATGGAAAACCTGAAAGAAGTTATCGAAAACGTTCCTGCCACTCATATTTGGAACTACGATGAAACAAATCTTTCAGATGACCCTGGAAACAAAAAG GGACTCTTCTCCCCCCCTATGTAG